The following coding sequences are from one Homalodisca vitripennis isolate AUS2020 chromosome 7, UT_GWSS_2.1, whole genome shotgun sequence window:
- the LOC124366435 gene encoding estradiol 17-beta-dehydrogenase 8-like isoform X2, protein MAREGAKVVVSDYDFKTAEKTVSLLTGEEHMPLQLDVSNPTQVGQAVPTILARYSAPPTVLVNSAGITRDAFLLKMSLDQFTQVLDVNVTGTYTMTQAVCQALVAAKSGGSVVNIASVVGQTGNMGQCNYAASKAAVEAFTKTVAKEMGTYGIRCNAVVPGFIQTPMTEKIPDKVKNMFTAQVPLGRMGTPEEVAEVIVFLASDRSSYVNGASFNVTGGL, encoded by the exons ATGGCAAGAGAAGGTGCTAAAGTTGTTGTTTCTGACTACGACTTCAAAACTGCAGAGAAAACTGTGTCACTCTTGACCG GGGAGGAGCATATGCCTCTACAGTTGGATGTCAGCAACCCTACCCAAGTCGGCCAAGCCGTACCCACTATCCTCGCCCGATACTCGGCTCCGCCTACTGTCCTAGTCAATTCAGCTGGGATCACTCGGGATGCCTTCCTTCTCAAGATGTCCTTGGACCAGTTCACTCAGGTGCTGGATGTTAATGTGACC GGAACCTACACAATGACGCAGGCTGTCTGCCAGGCTCTGGTCGCGGCTAAGAGTGGAGGTTCAGTGGTGAACATCGCCAGCGTGGTGGGTCAGACCGGCAACATGGGACAGTGTAACTACGCCGCCAGCAAGGCAGCGGTAGAGGCCTTCACCAAGACCGTGGCCAAGGAGATGGGAAC ATATGGAATACGATGCAATGCTGTCGTGCCAGGGTTCATTCAGACTCCTATGACGGAAAAGATTCCTGATAAAGTGAAGAATATGTTCACAGCACAAGTACCTCTGGGTCGTATGGGAACTCCTGAAG AAGTAGCAGAGGTCATTGTTTTCCTTGCCTCGGATCGATCATCTTATGTTAATGGAGCTTCCTTCAATGTTACGGGTGGATTATGA
- the LOC124366435 gene encoding estradiol 17-beta-dehydrogenase 8-like isoform X1: protein MLSGKLALVTGGGSGIGRAVCLLMAREGAKVVVSDYDFKTAEKTVSLLTGEEHMPLQLDVSNPTQVGQAVPTILARYSAPPTVLVNSAGITRDAFLLKMSLDQFTQVLDVNVTGTYTMTQAVCQALVAAKSGGSVVNIASVVGQTGNMGQCNYAASKAAVEAFTKTVAKEMGTYGIRCNAVVPGFIQTPMTEKIPDKVKNMFTAQVPLGRMGTPEEVAEVIVFLASDRSSYVNGASFNVTGGL, encoded by the exons GCGGAGGGAGTGGAATTGGGCGAGCGGTTTGTCTGTTGATGGCAAGAGAAGGTGCTAAAGTTGTTGTTTCTGACTACGACTTCAAAACTGCAGAGAAAACTGTGTCACTCTTGACCG GGGAGGAGCATATGCCTCTACAGTTGGATGTCAGCAACCCTACCCAAGTCGGCCAAGCCGTACCCACTATCCTCGCCCGATACTCGGCTCCGCCTACTGTCCTAGTCAATTCAGCTGGGATCACTCGGGATGCCTTCCTTCTCAAGATGTCCTTGGACCAGTTCACTCAGGTGCTGGATGTTAATGTGACC GGAACCTACACAATGACGCAGGCTGTCTGCCAGGCTCTGGTCGCGGCTAAGAGTGGAGGTTCAGTGGTGAACATCGCCAGCGTGGTGGGTCAGACCGGCAACATGGGACAGTGTAACTACGCCGCCAGCAAGGCAGCGGTAGAGGCCTTCACCAAGACCGTGGCCAAGGAGATGGGAAC ATATGGAATACGATGCAATGCTGTCGTGCCAGGGTTCATTCAGACTCCTATGACGGAAAAGATTCCTGATAAAGTGAAGAATATGTTCACAGCACAAGTACCTCTGGGTCGTATGGGAACTCCTGAAG AAGTAGCAGAGGTCATTGTTTTCCTTGCCTCGGATCGATCATCTTATGTTAATGGAGCTTCCTTCAATGTTACGGGTGGATTATGA